The sequence atgttagcaaaacggaagagctggtcattgacttcaggatgcGAAGGGTCGTACACATCCCTGCCAGTATCAATGGTTCAaaggtggagatggtcgacagcttcaaattcctaggtgtgtacatcaccaataatctgtcctggtccacgtaCATCAACACTAtagccaagaaagtacaacagcaccTTATACTTCCccagaaaatttggcatgtccacgttgattcttaccagtttttacagatgcaccatagaaagcctatctggctgcatcacagcttggtatggcaactgctcagccgaagaccgtaagaaactacagaccgaatgcagcccagtccatcctgggaacccacctcccatctattgactctgtctacacctcccgctgccttgagaaAACGGGCAGTatagactcctcccacccaggttattctcttccTACGGGCAGGAGATAAAAAGTCCGAAAATATGCActaacacaggggtgggcaaactacggcacgcgggccgcatgcggcccgccaaaggtctttatgcggcccaccaagtcattaaaaataaaaaatttttaaaaaaaattttttaattttttttttaataaattttttttaaggttaataggggggggctgttgggttacttactgatatagggtggatacgttgacttgagtagggtgatcattgctcggcacaacatcgagggtcgaagggcctgttctgtgctgtactgttctatgttctatatgaggcgcccagaatcataaccgggtgaagtaattattttacttaacatactatgcggccctttaaaattgtgaatttctgaatgtggcccttgcacggaaaagtttgcccacccctgcactaacagattcaaaaacagcttcttccccgctattaccagactcctaaatgatcttcttctggactgaactgatctctccacgcatcctCTCTacggagtagtactacactctgcatgcttcaccctatgcctatgtatttactttgtttatTTATCATGTGTCCTGTTTTTtacgtatggaacgatctgcctggactgtacccagaatacttttcactttaccttggtacatgtgacaataaatctaaatcaaatcaagAGAAGATCactagagaggggagagagagatctaTGATGATTTATCAGGaacagaaatattttttaaaaggtaattTGAAGGATTAAAAGAAGAgaatttattttaattcattGGATGGCAGGGCATCTGAAACGTTGCCTGACAGGGATGTGAAACAGAGCATGTGGTGACTATTTGGCCCCATAATGTCTGCCAGCTGAAAAAGTTATCCAGGcgcatcccattttccagctcttcgACTGTAGCCTTGGTTATGCGCTTCAATGCCACGAACAAGCATTTCTATTTTAAACTgtaatgagggtttctgccttttGGTGAATTCCAGACTTATGTTAAGCTGGGTGAAATCAAAATCCTCAACTCTCCTCCGAGCACTTTAGCTTTTCCTCACCTGAGGTTCACCCTCAGACTCTTTGCAAACACTCCCACCTAAAACATGTCACTACACAATTATAAACGTGAGAGCATTCAAAAAAGTTCATGTCATGCGGACATTGTTGTCAAGGCTGGTATTTATTTCCCCATCCCCAATTACTCTCAAGAAGGTGGGAGTGAACAGCCTTTTGAATTGCGATTGTCTGTATAGTGTAGTTCCTTCTACAACAGGTAGAATTTGATTCAGTGGAAGAAGCAGAGATGTTGTGTGACTTGAAGAGAAACTTAAGGTAGTGGTGTTTCCATGCGCCTGTTCATGTCATTCTAGGTGGTCACAGTAACAGGTTTTTGAAAAAGGTCCTGAAGAAGCCTTGGCAAATTGTTGCAAGTGGATCTTGCCAATGCTACAATGtgtttgtggttgggggggggggggtgaattcatGCTCAAAATGATGTTCGTCAAGTTTGTGTTGTATGAAATTTTAAAACCAAAATGCTAATTAGTATTGCATGGTTTTATCTTTATTAACATATACAGTAACATTGTGCTTAACATATTCTACTATCCATTTCTTAGTTAAAACTTACATCTTGAGTTTGAACATAGAATCCAAATAATACTTAGCAGCAGCAATATGTAAATATACAAACAGAAAAATTACCAATGCATAAAATTACTtaatgcaaatttggaaatatcaaAAATTGCAgtcaaaaggggcagcacggtggcacagtggttagcactgctgcctcatgacaccaaggtcccaggttcgatcccggctttgggtcactgtccatgtggagtttgcacattctccccgtgtttgcgtgggtctcacccccacaacccaaagatgtgtagggtaggtggattggccatgctaaattgcctcttaattggaaaaaatgaattgggtactttaaatttttttttttttaaattgcaatcaAAAAGGCAGTTCAAATAAGTGCATTTTGTAACATTAACAAAAAGGTACAACAAAAATAATTTCTTCTTAATGCCGAACTGTCAAAAGTAGTGTGATCACAATGTCCTTGCAGAAATACTTAAAGTCAGCAGAAATTATACTTTTAAATCATTAAAAGTTTTATCATTGCAATCCATAAATTTCATTGTTAATTAGGTTCAAATGAGCTCAAATGCAGTTATCAGCACAATTTAAATCATATCAAAGGTAAAATATAATCCAATAGGCTGTTTATTCTGTACCTGTCATAAGAAGAATTCCCATTATTTACACTCTTCTTAGGGTAGAGAAATCAAAAACATGGTCTGAGAGAACAAAcattttcagcttttattttGCCTTCAGGCATTCATTTCCAAACAAGTTCCATCACATATAGCATCATATACTCCCAAAAGGCACATCATCTGGAACCAAAGCTAATGAACACAATCTGTTGTTACTTTATAGTAATGGAGTTAGTTCCACGTGTCATTGATTGTAGAGCTGCAACAATTCCAACATTTAAAAATCCCCATCTCATTGTTTTCTTACATGATCAGGGTAAAGAGAGAGCCAAGAAACTTCATCACAAAATTGATTGAGTTGGATCCATCAGCTCGAAGACTCACTTAACTACCCCCATTCATTCACAATACCATTCTTGTAAGCGCTATAACCCACTCAGGTCTAATACTTTCATACTAAAATCTACCTTGTTTGTAGATTACCTCTCGGAAAGCAGAATCATAGAAACACAAATTTGTGGGAGCAACATTACAGATGATGTTATCTACTAATTTCATTGAGCTCTATTAGAAACTAAAGGTGGGACAGAAAATCTTTCAGTCATTAATCTTTTGTAGATTGGAACATATTTTCACATTTATTTTTCAGGATGTTTCTTATGAATTTGGCTCACCATCACATGCCATAATTAAACTATAGAAATAACCTAATAATTAATTATTTCATTACATTTACAAACATGCCATATTAATGGTCCATGGTCTACAAACCATTGGCAAATCTGCAGTTTGCAAAAGATTTACACATACACATTTCTATATTTTTTTGTCACATGAAATTTGCCCACAAAACTAAGGGGGGAAACACCAAGTGGGGGTGCACAATAGATATGTATTTTTATTTCACTACAGCACATTGCAAATAGAATACCAACACAAATTGATCTCTACATACATAATTTGGAGTCCAATAAAGTTGCTGCACTGAAAGGGACAAAGGGGAAACTGGTGCAAAGGTTATAAAGAAGTTTAATTTAGAACTTACCTCATGATTGTTTCACAAACTATACTAAAGCTAAAAATAAAACTATTCTTCTCATTCAGAGTACTAACACCATCACAATAGTGCAAAATTACCGAACACAAATATATTCTTTTCCTCCAATAAGGTAAAATTTGAGAACAAAAATGTTCCTTTGTTTGGTGTTTTTATGGAGTGTAACAGATTCCGTTTGCGCTAATGAACATTTGACCAAACACATTTAGGACAAAAGAAAGGGAATTAATAAGATAAAAATTATTCCCATTTATAGTATTGACTGATGAATACAAAGTAGGCAAGTATAAAAATAAAAAGTGGTTAAGATGATTGAGAGAAACTTAGGAAATTAAATCCTTGAAAAGGGGTTACTCACACTTGTTAAACAAGTGCTTCACTATCCATTAACAGTGCTGGTGATGAACAATAAATAGCATTCCTTCCAACACTAAACAGTGCTTTGGTCTAGTTTTTCCAATACCCTACTGAGACGAATGTTCATGAGCCTGATTTGGCCATCAAGATGATCGAGCTTTTCCTCTACATGACTAACACTCCTCCTCCAATAAAAGCCAACTGGACCAGTAGTAATGTATGTTAAAACTACAATGCAAAGTGGGAGCACAGCACCTTCAGGGTCACCTTCAGATTTCTGCAAAATGTATATGCAAGCAAGGGCATAAAAAACAATCCTAGCGATCCAGAAAAAGCAACCAAATAACGTGCGTAAAGTATAAAATATAAACCCTATAAACATTGACAAAGAACAATAGGCTATAAGCACAGCAACGACTAACAGGAGAACTTGAGTTGGGTGGTTTATAGCTGTCGACGGGTTCAGGTACTGATTCAGGTTTGATCCTGCAAGAAAAAATGGAGAATTAAATTTTGCTTGTCATAACAAAATCAACACAACTTTAATTAGCTGGTCACTATGGAGATTTTTTTTGAGTTGCAGAAATGAACAGTGGAAATTGTTCAGCTTTTCAAGCCAAACATTAGTGCCTAGATGCAGAATAAAGTGTGCTTCAGCCTGAAAAGCAAATATCCACCATTGACTCCTGTTAGAGAGCATCACACAGAACAATGGGGTTTGTCTTCTTTTCAAGATGCACCACGATGTTCTTTGGTCTGGAACACAGTTGTAATATACAGCTGCCAAACTGGCATAGTTTTTACGGCTACTGCTCTAAGTTGGTAAACCCAAGTAATCTGAGTAACTTAAAACTGCTGAGCTGTTAAAACCACACTTTCAAGTCATAAATGACAGCCTTGTATTTTCTAACAAAGTACAATCTGGAGTGAAATTGACCGTTCTAGATCccctacaaaaaaaaacaatgcaagTCCTGTGGCTGAAAGCTATTAGGTGCCACTACCAAAGCTATTCTTGACCATACAAATAGGATAATGAAAATGCCTCCGAGAGATGGCATAGTCCATTGATAAAATGTAGAACACTATGTAGAGCACTATGGTTCGCTACAAATAAAATCACAAACTCAAGGAAGTGCAGTTCTTTTCTAACACCCATGTGGTGCCTAAAGAACAGCTTCTCATGGTGAATTATCCTAAAATGTAGATATTTGACAACAGTGAAGCAGGCTGTGAAAAGCATAAAGACCCAAGCACTTTACATTAGAAAGCTCCTTTACACAACATTCTCCTTAAAATCAGCATATATAAAAATACATTTACCATCAATCCCAAGAACATCCAGGAGGTCTGTCCATATTTTCCATACTGTGTGCACCAACACATCCATGCCAAACACAAACTGCTCCGTAATCCTGGAGAAGAACTGAAAGAATTTTTCCCATTAGACAATGAATTTTAACTGAAAATTAGAAAAAGGCCTCTCAAGCCTGCTTCCCAGATCAATATGATTATGAATGACCTCGACACCACTTTCCTGCTCAATATCCCTCGATTTCCCCCGAGTGCAAAATCTATACCTCAGTCTTCAACATATGCAGCAactgaacataataataatagtaatctttattgtcacaagtaggcttacatgaacactgcaatgaagttactgtgaaaaacccctagttgccacattccggtgcctgttcaggtacacggagggagaattcacaatgtccaaattacctaacagcacatcaggacttgtgtgaggaacccggaggaaaatcaagcagacacggggagaacgtgcagactccgcacagacagtgcccaagccgggaatcgaacaccggtccctgaagctgttaagcaacagtgctaccctctggggaggagaattccaaagattgacaAACCTATGAGCATAGAAATTTCTCATGTCAGTTCTAAACTTTAATTTAATATAGACCTGATGGTTGGAGCACAGCTGTCAAATTTAGCTCCAAGGCAAGAAATCCTGACAAGTGTCTCTGGAAAATCTGTATTAAAAAATCAAAATGGGcttctttcccctccctcccattaTTTTCCCTCTCCAAAGAAAAGACAGACATGctactttatatatatatatatatatatatataaataaaacagACCAAAATCAAATATCAAGACAATTGCTCATTTTTTATATTTCATTCAATAGAGCTTCAAAGTTTACTAAAACTAAGCCATTAACCTTTAAATTAAAAGGGTACACTTCCTATACAGAACACCACATTGTAGCTTTTCCTGCAGCCATGCAAACCATAACCACTAGGTGATGCTTTTCACAAGAGGAAAAGGAGTGCCATCTCATGAAAATAAGGCAAGCATACTCTGCAAACACTAAAAGACAGTtcttgttacaatcccagcttaAGTTACTGCTGACAGTCAGGTCGCAGAATAGACCCCTGGCTCAACAgaccataattttttttttgtttagagaAGTGGATGAACAGTCACAGGACTGCCAACTAACTTCtaaaaaggaatttttaaaaaaacattcaaacaTGAAAAGATGgactataatacaatactccttcacccCACCTATATCTTCACAGATGTACACAGATTTTTAGGATAACAAGCCATAAATATATCTTACACTAAAATGTTCTCGATAAGTACACAGTCCACGTAAATTAACAGCCACTGGAATCTGACTTCCACAATGTTTCCAAACTCATCTTGGGAAAAACACAACTTAGAATCTTCTCACAAACGTTTTCACTTGTGTCCCTTCCCCAAGGATCCATTTCCAGGAATTCCATCTCCCCTGTCAATGTTCCTCCACTTTGGATTGCCATGTGTATTGAAGCTTCCACACAATTTCTTAAGTATGCAGCCATGCCAACCGAACACTACTGCTCCTCAgcctgcaggggctggtttagctcactgggctaaatcgctggcttttaaagcagaccaagcaggccagcagcacggttcgattcccataccagcctccccggacggcgccggaatgtggcgactagggacttttcacagtaacttcattgaaacctactcgtgacaataagcgattttcatttcattttcattatcacCAACAAACCTTTGATTTACTTTGGATATCTGGCTTCTCACTTTTAAATCTTTGTCCAGCTGGCTCTTTAACTCCGAGCACTTTCTTTGCTTTTTACTTTACCCAATAGGaacttcttgttctttgttccttcaaCTGAACTGTCttccagggtagcacggtggcgcagtgggttagccctgctgcctctcggcgccaaagtcccaggttcaatcccgggtctgggtcactgtccgtgtggagtttgcacattctcccccgtgtctgcgtgggtttcaccccacaacccaaaaatgtgcagggtaggtggattggctatgctaaattgccccttaattggaaaaaaataattgggtactctaaattttttttaaaaacttaactgTCTTCCTAAGACAGTTTCTGGATTTTATTCTTTTGGGTAATCTGGTCCGTTGCCCTGTTCAGCCTCTACAGGGTCCAGCTTAAAACTAaactaattattttttaaacCTAGGGTGACCCCTGGTTGCTAAGCGACAGCTAAGTCTTTCTTTAAAACTGGTTTGTTTTTACGCCTCACGCTGCAAACTCATTGgtatgcatgtatctaaacaaatGGAAGGCATCAATCTTTTCAAATACAGAACCACAAAATTAGATTGTGCCGTCTTTCAAGACCCACAAATACAAACATCGATTACTTAAAACTACCTCAGTTTCCTGACATTGTGTAAATAATGCCACACAAAAGCAGATTTCCCAAACTACCAGAACGCTTTCATTTTGAAATTTGACTTTCAATATCACCAGATCAACTTTAGCTGCTGAGATTGTGGAACTCGTTACGACAGGGGATTTATGACGGCAACAGTTGGTTAGACAAGCAGGACGGAGAAGCAAATGAAGGGTAATGCTAAAAGAACTAGTTGAGGAATCACACTGGCATAAACAAATTGGAACAAATGCTCCATTTTGGTGTTGTATATCTAACATTACACAGCACATCTTGAAAGTCCACTTTTGGGGGCGTTTCTCGGTGGTTgtggtgctgagaaacaccctgttaTTCAACGGGAATTTGCCTTTTTTTGGTCTCGGCGAGGAACACCCTGTTGAGGCCACACTTatataatttcctgcactgacaagctcagcttCCCAGTGTAAGAAGAGTACCCGCGGATCAGCGGCGCCATTTCCAAAAACAGCCCTAATCTTTCAAGTCCCCTCAGCGACCCCAATGTGGCCTCGGAACCCCACCACACCCAAATTACCTCTTCCGGGGTTCTCAAGcactctccccgcccccctcccccccactgcctcgtAAGGGAAAAGCACCCCGGGCCTGACACCTGCCATGggcaaccttggcactgccagggtacctaggtggcagtgccatggtttCCAGGTGCCAGCGGGAGTCCCAGggtgccatgctgccctgtccctgaccacctgggtCTCAAACGGCCTGGGGGACCCCCACCCCTAGGTGCAGTTACAACTGGTTCAAGTTTTTGTGAACCAGTACTAAATTGTGCCCAGTCGAGGACTCGCTGTTTCCAAGTCCCAGCAGAAGACAGCGCAGACGGCCTCGTCGCATCACAGAGTTGGGCGCAACAAGTAAATCACATCCAGGatcgaggtggggttactggtttatggggatagcgtggaggtctgggcttaagtgggtgctctttccaagagctggtgcagactcgataggccgaatggcctccttctgcactgtaaattctatgattctatatatttATTTGTGGGAGACACTTTCGTGGTGACGACGATGTGCTGAGCAGTTGTATGTCAGGTGGCTCTCCTTCCGCGGACCTGTAAAATAACTACTTTTTATCAAAAAATCATCAGAAAACTCAgcaacgggcggcacggtggcacagtggttagcattgctgcctacggcgctgaggacccgggttcgaatcccggccctgggtcactgtctgtgaggagtttgcacattctccccgtgtctgcgtgggtttcacccccacaacccaaagatgtgcaggttaggtggattggccacgttaaattgccccttaattggaaaaaatgaattggatattctaaatttaaaaaagaaaaaaaaagaaaactcagcAACTCGTTCCCCCAACCTTAGTAAAAGAGGGggagaaagaaaggagaaaaaTGCCTGAAAAAAGTGTCCAGGGACCGAGCAGAGACCAGGAGTGGAAGGAGCCTGGAACAGAGACAATCGGACGAGCTGATCAGCGCACGAGGTGGAGCAACGCAAGCTTCGCTAAGGGAACACAGCCAAGAGACGAAAATGGATATCCAGGATGCGGTGAAGGACGCAGTGGCCGAAGCCCTGGCACAGATAAAGCTCACCCTGGACAAAGTGGAAAAGAGTCTAGAGGCCCAAGAAGCAACGATCAAAGACCTGGAGAGGAGCACAACTGACCAGAGCAACTGGATCATGGCACTGAAGAGAGTGGCATGGTTGGTTGTGACACAGGGTAGTCCGAGGGGAAAAgttgaggaccaggagaaccgTTCGAGAAGGCAAAACCTGCTGATTGTGGGCCTACCGGAGGGAAGTGAGGGTAGGGACCCCACAAACTATAAGGCCCAGATGCTGGGGAACCTAGTGGGAAGGGAGACTTTCCCCAACACACCACAAATAGACAGGGCACACCGGTCACTGTGACAGAAGCCCAAGGCCAGGGACCAAACAAGGACAGTAATAGCAAAATTGTACCTGTACCAGGACCGGGAGAGAATCTCGTGCTGGGTCCGCCAGTCCAAGAACTGCAGTTGGGAAGGACACAAAATAAGAATATACCAGGGTATTGGGTACCCAGTcaagctctgggtcacgtacCAGGGCAAGGAACAATCCTTCACAGTCCTGGCCCGGGCAGACAGGTTCGGCGCAGAGTGTGGGCTGGAGCAGTGAAACAGAAAGCCCCACCTGAGAGACCGCTTTACGTGGAGGAACATGACCTTGGTCGATACAACAAAGTTAGTGACAGGGGAAGGCGGAGTGGCAATCATGAGAAGTGCAGGGTAAGACGGGGAAAAGAGTGGGCAGGAACTCCAGGGAACAGGCGAGGAAAAAAAAGGACAGTAATTCCCAGGAGGGAGGTCACCATACTTGCCGGATAGCTTGCGCCGGGAGCATGTAACAGACAGTGGCCTGGCGCTCCCCCAACAGGAGTGACAAGCAACAGGGATGGGAGGGGCAAATGAGAAAAGCAGCTGGAAAGGGGATGGGAAGGGAACACGGGGAAAGAGAAACAGATAAGGGCTGAAAGAGAACTGCATCATGGGTACAATGGGCCACAGCTGGGGGCCTGGAACAAAGAAGCACGGTAAGGAACCACCTAGAATGGTCACTGAACAAAGGGAGACATCAGAGTGCAGGGGCATGTCCACATGATGGATGCACAGTTgttggccatgttgggtgcccctggacaaagggaaaccccgtagCGCAGGGGCCCGGCCGCATGGGGAGAACAGTGACTGCGGCCAGtttggacagccccctaacaaagggaaaccatgGAATGCAGGGGCGTATTCACAGAGAagtatgttttttttataaatacattttagagtgcccaattttctttccaattatggggcaatttatcgtggtcaatccacctaaccggcacatctttgggttgtggaggtgaaacacatgtaggcacagggagaatgtacaaactccacacggacagtgatcctgggccaggattcgaacctgggtcttcagcgccatagtcgccatgctaaccactgcaccacgtgcgcCCTCAGGTAACTATGGTTAATGGGCACCAAaaccccccatcaggatagtcacctggaatgtcagaagacttaacagcccagtgaaaagatcccggATCCTCGACGCCGTGACCTTTGTGACCCGCTGCAGTGTTtctacaaaataataataattgcttattgtcacaagtaggcttcaatgaagttacagtgaaaagccccgagtcaccacattccggcgcctgttcggggaggtcggtacgggaatcgaacctgcgctgctggcattgttctgcattacaagccagctgtttagcccactgtgctaaaccagcccattataGGACATACTGCAGCCATAATACACTGATGGCAATGAGTTGATGGAGAGTGAATCAAACACACTGCTTTCCCCTGAATCTTGTTGAAACTCATGACTATTGTTGCATCCACCTGAGCAAGTAGGGAATATTCAACATCTGTTGGCTGTTAGACAGTACAGAAGCTTTGGAAATCAGGAGATAAACCTCTTTCTGCCGAATACCCAGCCTCTACCAGCTCTAGTAGCCACAGGATTTATGTGATTGGCTCAGTTCACTTTCTGGTCAAATGGTGAGCCATTCTCAGGATGTGAATGACgttggattcagcaatggtaatgccattgaacaaaGGAAGGCGATTAGACTCTTATCGGAGGTTACTACCTGCCACTCATGAAATGaatcttgccatttatcagcccacgTCTAGATGTTTTGCTGCTTGTAAGGATGGACTAGCATGACAGGAGCTACTGGATCACACTACACCCCCtcttccttcccccttcccccccccccccccccccttccccaaaaaGGGCCATGAGTCTGTGGAATTAGCTTCCCCAGGAAGCAATGAAGGCTGGGTAAATTCAGAattagatttttgatagacatgggaatcaagggttacgagTGGACAGACAGTAAAGTGGAGAGAGACcacaatcagaccagccatgatctggtTGAATGAAGGAATGGGCTCAAAGAGTCATGCTCCTTCATCTTATATTCCGACAATAAACCAGGAAACTGCAGGTCATTCAGTAAATCAGTAATGGGAACACAATGAACCATTATCATGGACAAAAACCTTCATCTCAATGGCTGTGCATTAATCAAGAGACAACATGGATTTCTTTCAGCAAAAATTGATTTGGACCAACTTGATTCAATTATTTTGAGGCAAGAGAGAAGATTGATCCAAAAAAGGTAAaccggggcagcatgtggcacaatggttagcattgctgcctccggcgctcaggacccgggttcaaatcctgaccttgggacactgtccatgtggagtttgaacattctccccgtgtctgtggaggtttcacccccacaacccaaaagatgtgcatgttaggtggattgaccatgctaaattgccccttaattggaaaaaataattaggtactctaaattatcaAAACAAAAGGTAAACCGCTAAGTGTGGTATCATGTTTTCCACACTGGCAAGTTGTCCCAGTGATGTTACTTC comes from Scyliorhinus canicula chromosome 1, sScyCan1.1, whole genome shotgun sequence and encodes:
- the LOC119962317 gene encoding BRI3-binding protein, giving the protein MAAVRVMVLAAAGLLLLAGFVSVDSVKSRRQTGYEKQHNFFRQTAINVYWSLAAVFGEENVEAVQKFFSRITEQFVFGMDVLVHTVWKIWTDLLDVLGIDGSNLNQYLNPSTAINHPTQVLLLVVAVLIAYCSLSMFIGFIFYTLRTLFGCFFWIARIVFYALACIYILQKSEGDPEGAVLPLCIVVLTYITTGPVGFYWRRSVSHVEEKLDHLDGQIRLMNIRLSRVLEKLDQSTV